One genomic window of Cloacibacillus sp. An23 includes the following:
- a CDS encoding flavodoxin produces MKKLVAYFSASGVTREAARRVAQAAGADLFEIKPVEPYSHADLDWTNKKSRSTLEMNDPASRPATAEKLPNMDEYGVVYLGFPIWWYVAPRIIETFLDSYDFTGKTIVPFATSGGSGMGRTVEVLKQRAPRAEWKAGKMLNRLSDGEVRSLVAEAE; encoded by the coding sequence ATGAAAAAACTTGTGGCGTATTTTTCAGCCAGCGGTGTGACCAGAGAGGCGGCGCGCCGCGTCGCTCAGGCGGCGGGAGCCGATCTTTTCGAGATAAAGCCCGTCGAGCCATATTCGCACGCAGACCTCGACTGGACGAATAAGAAAAGCCGCAGCACGCTCGAAATGAACGATCCGGCCTCGCGTCCCGCGACAGCCGAAAAGCTGCCGAACATGGACGAATACGGCGTCGTCTATCTCGGATTCCCGATATGGTGGTACGTCGCGCCGAGAATCATAGAGACTTTCCTCGACAGCTACGACTTCACTGGAAAGACGATAGTGCCGTTCGCGACCTCCGGCGGCAGCGGAATGGGCCGCACGGTCGAGGTACTCAAGCAGCGCGCTCCGCGCGCGGAATGGAAAGCCGGGAAGATGCTGAATAGGCTCTCCGACGGCGAGGTCAGGAGCCTGGTCGCCGAGGCGGAGTAG